Proteins from one Dethiobacter alkaliphilus AHT 1 genomic window:
- a CDS encoding DUF116 domain-containing protein: protein MNAVTYSLNTPQHMAQDYYLTVSALSNDVLAQLEKEAYITIEKFIIYIGENIKEEHETDKSLYYLELLMMGVYWRQYIKRALALQPVAAKVLSSLSSLREEGKLAKRLFDPLRGILATLFLLKESRAEAKCLPQSLVKLIDWLNSAGDFKQEAERLKVWVGFLQSQDDEDAEKIICQAVELAQWFETKCTQQLGRYVENVDNFLQDNSTNYKWKENVIFCRRGKAEYFLNMVGAEIMNKAFRKGFVDSKVKRVLVPTCLRFQSNDKCKAVKTSVGYSCRQCSANCKVNSLVRLGREHNFSVSVIPHSTTAFSDGGTTHGETGIVGIACTLNLISGGFKAKARGLEPQCVLLNYCGCKKHWHKDGITTDFNVDRLLSLLQINSQKSQVY from the coding sequence ATGAACGCTGTAACATATTCCCTGAATACACCACAGCATATGGCACAGGACTACTATCTAACTGTCTCTGCACTGAGCAATGATGTGTTGGCCCAGCTGGAAAAAGAGGCCTATATAACAATAGAAAAATTCATAATATATATCGGCGAAAATATAAAGGAAGAACATGAGACAGACAAAAGCCTTTATTATTTGGAGCTGCTAATGATGGGTGTATATTGGCGCCAATATATAAAGCGAGCCCTCGCGTTACAGCCAGTGGCAGCCAAAGTTCTCTCCAGTTTATCATCGCTAAGAGAAGAGGGGAAATTGGCCAAGAGGCTCTTTGATCCTCTTAGAGGAATTCTGGCAACCCTCTTTTTGCTAAAAGAAAGCAGGGCAGAGGCTAAATGCTTGCCGCAAAGCTTAGTCAAATTAATTGATTGGCTAAACTCAGCCGGAGATTTTAAGCAGGAAGCTGAAAGGTTAAAAGTCTGGGTTGGTTTTCTGCAAAGCCAAGATGACGAGGACGCAGAAAAGATAATTTGCCAGGCTGTAGAGTTGGCCCAGTGGTTTGAAACGAAATGTACACAGCAGCTGGGAAGGTATGTAGAAAATGTTGACAACTTTCTGCAAGATAACAGTACCAATTATAAATGGAAAGAGAACGTTATTTTTTGCCGCAGGGGAAAGGCCGAGTATTTTTTAAATATGGTTGGGGCGGAAATAATGAACAAAGCTTTTAGGAAAGGCTTTGTAGACAGTAAAGTAAAAAGAGTACTTGTACCTACCTGCCTTCGCTTTCAGTCTAACGATAAATGTAAGGCAGTAAAAACTTCTGTAGGCTATTCTTGCCGGCAATGCTCAGCAAACTGTAAAGTAAACTCCCTGGTCAGGCTGGGCAGAGAACATAATTTTTCTGTTTCTGTAATCCCACACTCTACAACAGCTTTTTCAGATGGAGGTACCACACACGGTGAAACAGGAATAGTAGGCATAGCGTGTACACTGAATCTTATATCAGGCGGTTTTAAAGCCAAAGCGAGAGGACTGGAGCCTCAGTGTGTGTTGCTAAATTATTGCGGCTGCAAAAAGCACTGGCATAAAGACGGTATCACTACCGATTTTAATGTAGACAGATTATTGTCTCTATTACAGATAAATAGTCAAAAATCGCAGGTGTATTAA